CGACCAGATCGAGGCCGGGAGTTGAGCGGAAATCGGCGACGAAAATCCAACCGCGCGCCAGCAGACCGCCGCCTGCGACGCTGCGCGCGACAAGCGGCGGGACGCTGCCCGGGGCCGCGTCGCCGTCAAGTCGGGGATGGTTCGAGCGTGGAGACATCGATAGGGCCAGGGCTCAGGCTGCCGCGGTGAAGTCGAGGAGCGATCCAGACGCCGCGGCATCGCGCTGCGCAAGCAGCGCTTCGGCAAGTTCCTGCGTGATCCGGTCCAGGGCCATGGCCGCGACGCCCGACGCATCGTCCCGTGTAAACAGCGCCGCGCCGCGGTTGATCGCCGGGAGATGTCCGGCCAGCGCAACGGGCTCCCCGAGAAATCGGCGGCAAGCGCGCGAGAGCCGTTCGTGCACGTCGGCGGCCATGAGCGGATCGGTGGCCTGATTGACCAGCAGCCGGATCGAGCTCAACGCGTGGCCGGCCATCAGGACCTTGATAGCGGCGTACGCGTCCATCACGGCCACCGGATCGGGCGTGGTCGTCAACAACACCCGGTCGGCGGCCTGCCAGAGCCGCCGCGCGGGGCGCGTCATCGCTGCGCCGACGTCCAGCACGATGAAATCGGCATGTGCGCCGAGCGCTTCGAATTGCAGCAGCAGGCGATGGAGTGCCGCGGGCGTTGCGTCGCAAGGCTCGCCCAGGGCCCACACGCCAGGCAGAACCTGGATGCCCGCAGGTCCGCGGAGCAACACTTCGTGCACCGTTCTGCGACCGGCCAGGACGTCAGCGATCGAATAGACCGGCTGGAGCTGGCAGAGCTGAGCGGCGTCGCCGCCGAACAGATCGCAGTCGGCCAGGACGGCGCGCTGGCCCGATTGGGCGAGTGTGATGGCCAGGTTGACGGCGACGGTCGAGGTGCCGACTCCCCCCTTCCCCGCTGCGACGGCGACGACGCGTGGCCGCGCGACGCCGCTCGGCGTCGCGACCTGCGCCCGCGCGTCGGACGCGTGGTCGACCAATTTGCGAAGCAGCTCGGCCTGGTCGTTCATGTGGGAACCGTCTCAGAATGCGGAGGGCAGTTCTCGACCGCTCAGTGCGTCGAGGTGGCAGGAGGTTCGAGACCCAAGATCGCGTGCGCCAACCGCTGGGCGTTGGCGGGGGCGATGTCGTCAGGCACGTTCTGGCCGTCGGTCAAGTAACTGAGTGGCAGCCGGCAACTGCGCAGCAGCGGCAGTAGGTTGCCCAGCCCTGCCGCTTCGTCGAGCTTGGTCAAGACCATCGCCGTCGTGCCGACCAGCGCGAATTCTTCGGCCGTGCGTTTCAAGCTGCTCGTGCCCGCCACGCTCGACATTACGAGATGCACCTCGTCGGCTCGCGCCTCGGCCAGAAACGCCTTGAGCTCTTGGAGCTTGACCTCGTCGCGGGGGCTGCGGCCGGCGGTGTCGATGAGCACCAGTTCCTGGTCGGCAAGTTGCGCCAGGGCCGTGCGCATCTCGCGCGGCGTCGAAACCACGTGCATCGGCAAGTCGATGATGTCCGCGTAGGTGCGCAACTGCTCGACCGCCGCGATGCGGTAGGTGTCGACGGTGATCAGGCCTACGCGGCGCTTATGGCGCAGCCGGAAATTGGCGGCCAGCTTGGCGATGGTCGTCGTTTTGCCGACGCCGGTCGGACCCACCAGGGCGACCACGCGGCGCGCGTCGCCGGGACACTGGATCGGCCCGGCCACGGCGATCTCTTGTTCGACGCTCGCGGCGATGCGCGCCAGCAGGGCATCGTGATCGGCCAATTCGGCCGGCGGGGCCTCGGCCTGCGCGCGGCGCACCAACTCGCGGGCCAGGTCCTCGTTCACGTCGGCGTCGATCAGCTCGGTGTAGAGCTGGAACAGCTCCGGCGGCAGTTCATGCTGATGGTGCTGCGACGAGCGGCGACAGAGGTCTTCGACCATCGATTGCAGCTCGCCGATCTGTCCCTTGATCTCGTCGCGAAACGACGAGCGCGCCGCATCCCGCGGTGGCAGCCGGGTCAGGTCGAAGCCGGCGTCGGCCGAGGTGGCCAGCGTGGCGCCGTTCCACCGTGCCGGCAACCGGCTGGGGACATTGACATGCGCCGACGCCGTGACCTCGAACTCCCGGCGGTTGCCGAGCAGCCCGAACATCCGCGCCGTACGGACTTCGCGCGTGTGGAGGACAGCCGCTTCCGGGCCCAGCTCGCGACGCACCAGCGTCAACGCGGCTTGCAGTGATTCGGCTCGAAACGATTTCACATCCATGTTTCGCGTTTCCGTGCGGAGTGTGCGCGCGTGACTACCCGACTGCCTCGGCCACCATGCCGAGCGACTCAATCTGCGTATCGCGGGTCACTTCGTTGTAGCTCAGCACCACCAGGTACGGCAGGTGCGCGGCGGTGATCTGCTTCAGACCGGCGCGAATCTGTGGGCTCACCAACAACACCGGCGGATGCCCCGTCCGCGAGAGCTTTTCGATCTCGCGGGCGATGGCCGCGCAGACGCCTTCGACCTGCTGCGGGGCCAGCTTGACGAACAACCCTCGCTCGTTGTGATCGAAACCCGCGCGGATGCGGTCTTCGAGCGCCGGGTCGATCGTGACGACGAACAATTTGTGCTCGGCGTTGCGGTAGCGGCCGCAGATCACGCGGGCCAGCCGGTGCCGGGCATACTCGGTGAGCAGGATCGGGTCCTTGGTGCGCGGGGCGTAATCGCCCAGCGTTTCGAGGATCGTCGGCAAATGGCGAATCGGCACTTGCTCGCGGAGCAACATCTGCAGGACCTGTTGCACGTCCGCCAACTTCATCTGGCCGGGGATCAACTCGTCGACCACGGCCGGCGTGCTGGCCTTGACCTGGTCGATCAGGTGCTTCGTGGCGTCGCGCGTGAGCAGCTCGTCGCCGTGCCGGCGGACGACCTCGGTGAGGTGCGTGGCCAGCACGGCGGCCGGATCGACGACCGTATAGCCGAGCATCTCGGCCTGCTCGCGCGCGCCCGAATCGACCCACACGGCCGGCGTGCCGAAGGCTGGGTCCTTGGTCGGAATGCCGGCGATCCTGCCCTGCGTCATGCCGGAGTCGATCGCCAGGTACATGCCGGGCATGGCCGTGCCCTCGGCGACCGACATGTCGGCGATCTTGATGCGATAGGTGTTCTGATCGAGCCGCATGTTGTCGCGGATGCGCACCTTGGGCAGGATCAGGCCCATTTCGGCCGCGACCGATTGGCGAACGCGTTGAATCCGCTCGAGCAAGTCGCCGCCGCGCTTCGGATCGGCCAGCCGGATCAGCCCGACGCCGATCTCCATCTCCATGGGATCGACGGTCAGGTAATCCTCGATTTTCTCCTCAGGCTTCTTGGCGGTTTCGGCCACCTTGGCAGCCTGCGTTTGCGCCTCGACCACCGCCTGCTGATGCTGCTTACGGCGCGTGGCGACGGCCAGCCCGACACAACTGCCGCCGATCGTCAATAGCGGCAGTGTCGGCAGTTGGGTAAAGACCAGCAGCCCCAAGAAGGCCCCGGTGACGAACAGGGCCTGTGGCCGTGCGAGGAGCTGGCCGAGGAACTCTCGCGGCAAGTTCACTTCGCTGCTGCTGCGGGTCACGAGCAAACCGGCAGCCAACGAGATCAAGAAGGCCGGAACCTGGCTGACCAGCCCGTCGCCGATCGTCAGCCGAGTAAACAGGCTGATCGCCTCGGCAAAGCTCATGCCATCTTCGATCACGCCGATGTACAGGCCGCCGACGATGTTGATCAGGATGATGATGATACCGGCGATGGCATCGCCGCGGACGAATTTGCTGGCACCGTCCATGGCCCCGAAGAAGTCGGCCTGGTGCGTGATTTCCTGGCGGCGGCGCTGGGCCTCCCGCTCGTCAATGATGCCAGCATTCAAGTCGGCGTCGATCGCCATTTGGCGGCCGGGCATCCCGTCCAAGGCGAACCGCGCGGCGACTTCGCTGATACGCGTGGCACCCTTGGTGATCACCACAAACTGGATCACGATGATGATCGCAAAGATGATCAGGCCCACGATCACGCGGTCGCCGGCCACGAATTCGCCGAAGCTGCGCACGACTTCGCCGGCTGCCAGCATGCCGTGGGTTTCGGCACGCGTCAGGATCAACCGCGTCGTGGCCACGTTCAGCACGAGCCGCCCCAGCGTGGTGGCCAGCAGCAACGACGGAAAAATGCTGAACTCCAGCGGCGTCTTCACGTAGATCGTGGTGAGCAACATGATCACGGCGACGCTGATGTTCGCCGACAGCAGCACGTCCATCAGCGCCGGCGGCAACGGGAGCACGATGACCAGCACGCTGGTAATGATGCCCACCGGCAGCACGAGATCGCGCAGCCGCGTGGCAGGCGTCAGAGCACTTTCTGACACGGCCGATCCGGACGCCATCAAATCGCTCCAACGAGACGAATCGCGATCGTGCAACGAATGTGCGGGGCCTGTTCAGGGGCCCGGGATGAGGGCGAGGACGGTAACGCATACGCAGCGACAAAGTCTAGATCGCTTTGGCATTGCATAACTTCTCGTGGCACGTCACTTTGCCGCCACGCGATTGGCGACGGATTCCGTGCCCACGCACCGCGCTGCCGCTTCGCCGGCAGGAACGCCCGCCACGCGGCAAAATTTCCCGCCGTGGCCTCGCTCAAGTCGGAAGACCGCCAGGGCGATAAGTACGTTGCCTTGCGCAGCTTCCGTGCCCGCAGTGCTGGCACCAGCTTGCTGCCTTCCGCTGGCTCCAAGCGCTCGAGAGGATTCGCCGATGCAAGTTCGTCATCGTTGCCTGGTACTGGCGCTCTGTGGATTCCTGGCCGGCTGTGGCCAAAGCGACACGCCGCTGGCCGAATCGCAGCCGGCTGCCGCGCCGGCGACCGCCACGGCCGTGCATGGCCCCGTGACGACGAACATGCAGTTCGTCGAGGGCTACTGGCGCGGCTTCAAGCTGGCCGAACAAACGGGCAAGCCCATGCTCGTGTTCTTCACGGCCTCGTGGTGCACCTACTGCCATCAGATGGCCGCCGAAGTGTTCACTCAGCCCGGAATCATCGAGATTTCGGAGCGCTTCGTTTGCGTGCGGGTCGACGCCGATGCCGAGCCCACGATCTGCCAGCAGTTCCGCGTCCAAGGATTTCCGACCGTGCAATTTCTTTCGCCGCGCGGCGTGCCGCTGAACCGCGTGACCGGCAAGCAGCCGGCCGCCAGCTTTGCCATGGAGATGCAGACCGCGCTGCAAGCCACGGCCCGCCGCGAGCAATATCGCCGCGACGCGTTGACTCGCTAGCACGATGCGCTCAGCAGCTCAATCCCTGCTGATGAGGTAGCGACTGGACACCACAGGGGCGCTTCCTTGTTCGCCGCTGAAACCGCTAGGTTCGGCGGTGGTCTGGCGTAGGGCTTCATGAGGCGGAAGCTGTGATCGAGGCAAACAGGAAGCAGTACCGGACCGATCCCGGTTATGCGCAGGCCGAGGTGCGCGAATGGGCGCCTCGGTTCTGGCTGGGCTGCGACTACCTCGGCCTGTGGAAATTGTTCGCGCGGAATCGCTTTCGCATCGGCCTCCGGCAATGGCCCGCGGCGCTGGCTGACCTCTACATCACCAGTGTCCACCCAGTGTTGCGCGGGTTGCAAAACCTGGCCCTGGCCCGCAAGGTCCAGGCCACGGAGATCACGCCGCCCCCGCTGTTTATCCTGGGGCATTGGCGCTGCGGCACGACGCTCTTGCACGAGCTGCTGATCCTCGACGCGCGGCACACGTTTCCGACGACCTATCAGTGCTTGTGCCCACACCATTTCCTGCTGACCGAGGGTCTGGCCCGACGGCTGCTGGGATTCTTGCTGCCGTCCAAACGGCCGATGGACAACATGCCGATGGGCTGGGACCGTCCGCAGGAGGACGAGTTCGCCCTGGCCAACCTTGGCCTGCCGTCGCCGTACCTGACGATTGCCTTTCCCAACCATGGACCGGCGTTTCCCGAATACCTCGATCTGCGCGAGGTGTCGCCGGCCGACCGCGAGCATTGGAAGCGCGTCTTTGTGCAGTTGCTGCGCGAGGTGACGTATCGCCGTCCGGGGCGGCTCGTCTTGAAGTCGCCCACGCACACCTGCCGGGTCGACACGCTATTGGAACTGTTTCCCGACGCGAAATTCGTCTATCTGACGCGCAATCCCTACACCGTCTTCGCATCGACCGTGCACCTCTGGAGATCGCTCTACCTGGCCCATGGCTTCCAGACGCCCGATTACCGGGGCCTGGAAGAGCAAGTGCTGGCGACCTTCGTGCATCTGCATGAGCGGTTCGAAGCGACGCGCCACTTGATCCCGCCGGAGAACTTGTTCGCGCTGCGCTACGAGGACCTGGTGGCCGATCCGGTAGGGCAGCTACGACGGCTCTACGACCAATTCGACCTGCGCGCGTTTGACCAGGTGGAGCCCAAGCTGCGCGGCTACCTGCAGCACAGCTCCGGCTATCGACCGAATCGCTACCAGCCGTTACCGGCGGGCATCGAACGCCAGATCACGCGCCGTTGGAGCAGCTATCTCGCGCAACACGGCTATCAGAGGAGCCACGCGCTGGCCTAAGCGGCCTGCGCCCCGGGCGGCTTGGGCATCGGCTTGCCCTTGAGCTGGTAGACGTAGGCCAACAGCTCCGCGACGGCGGCGTACATTTCGCGCGGGATCGGATGGTTGACGTCGACGTCGCGGAAGAGCGCCTGTGCCAGGGGCTTCTTCTCGACGATCGGAATACCGTGTTCGAGCGCTAACAATCGAATTCGCTGCGCCATCAGCCCTGCCCCCTTGGCCACGACGATGGGCGCAAGCATTTTCTCGGCGTCGTATTGGATGGCCACTGCGAGTTCGGTGGGGTTCGTGACCACCACGTCGGCCTTCGGCACGGCCGTTTTCAGGCGGTTGAGCACCAACTGCCGTTGGATCGCCCGGCGGCGGGCGATGATCTGCGGATCGCCCTGGAGGTTCTTCATCTCCTCGCGGACCTCCTGCGTGGTCATGCGCAGATCCTGTTCCTGCTTCCACCATTGAAAGCCGTAATCGAGGATCGCCAGGACCAGCAGCGCCACGGCGATCTTGATCGCGACGGACAGCAGCATCTGCGACAGGAACCCCGCGATCTCCAGGGGCGGCAGCGCAGCGAGTCCCAACAGCGCGTCGCGCTCGTTGTAGAGGCACACGCCGCCGACGGCACCCACGATCACAATCTTGACCAGGCCCATGCCCAGCCGGACGACGCTCGTCAAGGAGAACAGCCGCTGAAAGCCGCGGAGCGGGTCGAGATGCGACGGGTTCAAAGCCAGTTTTTCGGGCAGGAAGTGGAAACCGACTTGCAAGAGCGTAGGCATCGTGGCGAAGACCAGCAGCGCACCCAGCAGCGGCATCACCGCCGTGGCCACGCCCATGGCAACTCGGGCCAGTTGATGGGTGATCGTAGCGCCGTCGGTCGTCAGCATCGGCGTTTCGCCCAAGAACTCCCGGAAAAGTTGCGCATGATACTCGCCGAGGCCGGGGCCGATCCAGGACAGGGTCATCAATCCGGCCAGCAGCAATACGGCCGCGCTGAGATCGGCGCTGCGCGCGACCTGGCCCTGCTCTTGCGCCTGTTGGCGGCGATAGGGTGTCGCTTCCTGGGACTTGTCGCCGTCTTGCTCGGCCATCGCCGCGGCGCCCCTTTACGACACGACCGGGGGGGCCGCGTGCGGCACCGCCGTCGCGGGCGAGAGAATCAGGTCCATCAGCGAATCGAGCTGATCTTCGAACGCCCAGCTTATGCCGCCGACGGTCAACAGCAACATGCCCAGCGTGACCAAGGCGTTGAGGCCGAAGCCCAGGGCGAGGATGTTCAATTGCGGCAGCGCCCGACCGATCAGCCCCAGCGCGATCGTCGCGGCCAACTGCGTCGCCATCAGCGGAGCGCTGGTTTGCATGCCCAGCCCAAAGCTGACCGACACCAGCTCGATGAACGCCTCGCCGGGCTGAGGGGACATCTGGAGCGTACCCGGCGGGAATGCGGCAAACGTTGACAGCAACCCCGCCAGCAACAGGCGATCGCCGCCGATCAACAAGAACACGGCCAGCGTGAGCAGGAACAAGAGTTGCGAAAACACCGGGACCGAGGTGTCGAAACCCGGGTTGAAGATTTCGGCCAGCGAGATGCCGCTCATCTGGGCAATGATCTGGCCGGCGATTTGCAGCCCGCCGAAGAGCGCCAGCACGCCCAGCCCCAGCGAGATGCCGACGATCATTTCCGAAGCCAGGGCCAGACTGAATTCAAGCAGATTGGCAAACTCGGGCGTGTCGGCGGCCAATTGCGTCGGCGTGACGAGCATCGCCAGCGCCACGGCCAACAGCGCGCGGATCTGCGGCGGAACGTCGGCGGCGCCGAACAACGGCCCAATCACGACCATGGAGCTGACGCGCGTCAACACCAGCGCGAAGACGATCAACTGCTCGGGATGAAGCTGCGTGAGCCATTGCATGGCAGGCCGGCGCCGGTCGCTAGAGCAGGTTCGGGATATCGCTGATCAGGTCGTGCACGTATTCCTGCATGCGTCCGATGACCCAGGGCAGCGCCAGCACGCACACGACGGCCATCGCGATCAGCTTGGGGATGAACGAAACCGTCTGCTCTTGGACCTGCGTCAGGGCCTGCAGCAAGCCGATGCCCAGGCCCACGACGAGGCCCGTCACCAGCACGGGCGCGCTGACCAGCAACGAAATCTGCAGGGCCTCGCGCACGAGATCGACGACATCTTGGGGCGACATGGCGACAAGTCTCCGGCGCGGCGGCGCGCGGCGCCGCCGGGGCGCTAGGTGAAGGGTTCGAAAGTTTCCAGCAACATGCCCACGACCAGGTGCCAGCCGTCGACCAGCACGAACAGCAGCAACTTGAAGGGCAGCGATACCAGCACCGGCGGCAGCATCATCATGCCCATGGCAATCAGCACGCTGGCGATCACCAGGTCGAGGATGATAAACGGCAGGTAGATTTGGAATCCGATCAAGAACGACGTCTTCAACTCGCTGAGCATGAAGGCCGGCAACAGCGCCTCCAACGGCACGTCTTCATACGTCTCCGGCGTGGATTCATTGGGCAGGTATTCGAGAAACAACCACACGTCCTCGTGGTTGCCGGTCCGCTCGATTTGCAGGCTCATGAAGCGCCGCACCGGCGCGACGCCAGCGTCCCAGGCCTGCTCCAGCGAGATCTCCTGATTGGTGTAAGGCACGATCGCGTCGTGATACACCTGCTTCCAGACAGGGCTCATGATAGCCAGCGTCATGAACATCGCGATCGAGGTGAGCACCTGTCCCGGCGGCAGTTGCTGGGTACCGAGCGCCTGCCGCAAGATACCGAGCACGCAAATAATGCGCACGAAACAGGTCGTCATCACTAGCATTGCCGGGGCGAGACTGATGACCGTCAACAGCAACATCACCTGTAATGTCGAGCTCAGCCCTTGCGGCGTGGTCCACGTCTGCGGATTGCTGAGCCACGAAGGCGGAGTGCTCGTCAGTGCGGCGGGCTGGTTGGCCGGCTCCTGAGCGCCGGCGGTGCCCCACATCACCAGCACCGCCAGCACGGCGCTGGCCAGGGCCAGCAATCGGCGCGCGTGGCTGCGTCGCCAGCGCGTCCAGGCCGCGCGACTCCGGCGATCGAGTTGGGGACGCCAGTTGATCATCGACTTTTGACTGCGGTCGCGGGCGCGCGTTCGTTGGCCAGGTCGACCAGGCTCGATGCCCGACCGACAAAGCCGTCGCCATCGCTTTCGCGCGAAAGTTGCGTCAGCACCGAGCGAAACGCCGCGGCGCTGCTGTGGGGATGCGATTGCCGACACAGGCCCGAGAGCCGATCGACTTCGCCGGGATCGGTGATTTCCGTCAGGGTTTCGACGCCGAGTTGCGACACGGCCAGCAACAGCAGCTTGTTGCCGCAACGCACGAGGTGCGCATGCTGCCGGGCACTGAGCGGCGCGCGGCCGAGCGTTTCCAGCACTTCGGCGGGCAGCGGCGTCATCGACTTGGGCAAGCCGCGCCGCAGAAAGACGGCCAGCAAGAAGAACAGCCCCAGCACCATGGCCAGGCTGGCGGCGACGGTCACGATCGGCAAGCTGCCCGGCTGTTGCGAGCTGCGGCTTCGTCCGGGCTTCGTCGTCGATGTATCGCCGCGGCGGGCGAGCGGGA
The sequence above is a segment of the Pirellulales bacterium genome. Coding sequences within it:
- a CDS encoding P-loop NTPase, with translation MNDQAELLRKLVDHASDARAQVATPSGVARPRVVAVAAGKGGVGTSTVAVNLAITLAQSGQRAVLADCDLFGGDAAQLCQLQPVYSIADVLAGRRTVHEVLLRGPAGIQVLPGVWALGEPCDATPAALHRLLLQFEALGAHADFIVLDVGAAMTRPARRLWQAADRVLLTTTPDPVAVMDAYAAIKVLMAGHALSSIRLLVNQATDPLMAADVHERLSRACRRFLGEPVALAGHLPAINRGAALFTRDDASGVAAMALDRITQELAEALLAQRDAAASGSLLDFTAAA
- the flhF gene encoding flagellar biosynthesis protein FlhF — its product is MDVKSFRAESLQAALTLVRRELGPEAAVLHTREVRTARMFGLLGNRREFEVTASAHVNVPSRLPARWNGATLATSADAGFDLTRLPPRDAARSSFRDEIKGQIGELQSMVEDLCRRSSQHHQHELPPELFQLYTELIDADVNEDLARELVRRAQAEAPPAELADHDALLARIAASVEQEIAVAGPIQCPGDARRVVALVGPTGVGKTTTIAKLAANFRLRHKRRVGLITVDTYRIAAVEQLRTYADIIDLPMHVVSTPREMRTALAQLADQELVLIDTAGRSPRDEVKLQELKAFLAEARADEVHLVMSSVAGTSSLKRTAEEFALVGTTAMVLTKLDEAAGLGNLLPLLRSCRLPLSYLTDGQNVPDDIAPANAQRLAHAILGLEPPATSTH
- the flhA gene encoding flagellar biosynthesis protein FlhA, with protein sequence MASGSAVSESALTPATRLRDLVLPVGIITSVLVIVLPLPPALMDVLLSANISVAVIMLLTTIYVKTPLEFSIFPSLLLATTLGRLVLNVATTRLILTRAETHGMLAAGEVVRSFGEFVAGDRVIVGLIIFAIIIVIQFVVITKGATRISEVAARFALDGMPGRQMAIDADLNAGIIDEREAQRRRQEITHQADFFGAMDGASKFVRGDAIAGIIIILINIVGGLYIGVIEDGMSFAEAISLFTRLTIGDGLVSQVPAFLISLAAGLLVTRSSSEVNLPREFLGQLLARPQALFVTGAFLGLLVFTQLPTLPLLTIGGSCVGLAVATRRKQHQQAVVEAQTQAAKVAETAKKPEEKIEDYLTVDPMEMEIGVGLIRLADPKRGGDLLERIQRVRQSVAAEMGLILPKVRIRDNMRLDQNTYRIKIADMSVAEGTAMPGMYLAIDSGMTQGRIAGIPTKDPAFGTPAVWVDSGAREQAEMLGYTVVDPAAVLATHLTEVVRRHGDELLTRDATKHLIDQVKASTPAVVDELIPGQMKLADVQQVLQMLLREQVPIRHLPTILETLGDYAPRTKDPILLTEYARHRLARVICGRYRNAEHKLFVVTIDPALEDRIRAGFDHNERGLFVKLAPQQVEGVCAAIAREIEKLSRTGHPPVLLVSPQIRAGLKQITAAHLPYLVVLSYNEVTRDTQIESLGMVAEAVG
- a CDS encoding thioredoxin family protein, with amino-acid sequence MQVRHRCLVLALCGFLAGCGQSDTPLAESQPAAAPATATAVHGPVTTNMQFVEGYWRGFKLAEQTGKPMLVFFTASWCTYCHQMAAEVFTQPGIIEISERFVCVRVDADAEPTICQQFRVQGFPTVQFLSPRGVPLNRVTGKQPAASFAMEMQTALQATARREQYRRDALTR
- a CDS encoding sulfotransferase, which gives rise to MIEANRKQYRTDPGYAQAEVREWAPRFWLGCDYLGLWKLFARNRFRIGLRQWPAALADLYITSVHPVLRGLQNLALARKVQATEITPPPLFILGHWRCGTTLLHELLILDARHTFPTTYQCLCPHHFLLTEGLARRLLGFLLPSKRPMDNMPMGWDRPQEDEFALANLGLPSPYLTIAFPNHGPAFPEYLDLREVSPADREHWKRVFVQLLREVTYRRPGRLVLKSPTHTCRVDTLLELFPDAKFVYLTRNPYTVFASTVHLWRSLYLAHGFQTPDYRGLEEQVLATFVHLHERFEATRHLIPPENLFALRYEDLVADPVGQLRRLYDQFDLRAFDQVEPKLRGYLQHSSGYRPNRYQPLPAGIERQITRRWSSYLAQHGYQRSHALA
- a CDS encoding EscU/YscU/HrcU family type III secretion system export apparatus switch protein; protein product: MAEQDGDKSQEATPYRRQQAQEQGQVARSADLSAAVLLLAGLMTLSWIGPGLGEYHAQLFREFLGETPMLTTDGATITHQLARVAMGVATAVMPLLGALLVFATMPTLLQVGFHFLPEKLALNPSHLDPLRGFQRLFSLTSVVRLGMGLVKIVIVGAVGGVCLYNERDALLGLAALPPLEIAGFLSQMLLSVAIKIAVALLVLAILDYGFQWWKQEQDLRMTTQEVREEMKNLQGDPQIIARRRAIQRQLVLNRLKTAVPKADVVVTNPTELAVAIQYDAEKMLAPIVVAKGAGLMAQRIRLLALEHGIPIVEKKPLAQALFRDVDVNHPIPREMYAAVAELLAYVYQLKGKPMPKPPGAQAA
- a CDS encoding flagellar biosynthetic protein FliR, encoding MQWLTQLHPEQLIVFALVLTRVSSMVVIGPLFGAADVPPQIRALLAVALAMLVTPTQLAADTPEFANLLEFSLALASEMIVGISLGLGVLALFGGLQIAGQIIAQMSGISLAEIFNPGFDTSVPVFSQLLFLLTLAVFLLIGGDRLLLAGLLSTFAAFPPGTLQMSPQPGEAFIELVSVSFGLGMQTSAPLMATQLAATIALGLIGRALPQLNILALGFGLNALVTLGMLLLTVGGISWAFEDQLDSLMDLILSPATAVPHAAPPVVS
- the fliQ gene encoding flagellar biosynthesis protein FliQ; the protein is MSPQDVVDLVREALQISLLVSAPVLVTGLVVGLGIGLLQALTQVQEQTVSFIPKLIAMAVVCVLALPWVIGRMQEYVHDLISDIPNLL
- the fliP gene encoding flagellar type III secretion system pore protein FliP (The bacterial flagellar biogenesis protein FliP forms a type III secretion system (T3SS)-type pore required for flagellar assembly.), with product MINWRPQLDRRSRAAWTRWRRSHARRLLALASAVLAVLVMWGTAGAQEPANQPAALTSTPPSWLSNPQTWTTPQGLSSTLQVMLLLTVISLAPAMLVMTTCFVRIICVLGILRQALGTQQLPPGQVLTSIAMFMTLAIMSPVWKQVYHDAIVPYTNQEISLEQAWDAGVAPVRRFMSLQIERTGNHEDVWLFLEYLPNESTPETYEDVPLEALLPAFMLSELKTSFLIGFQIYLPFIILDLVIASVLIAMGMMMLPPVLVSLPFKLLLFVLVDGWHLVVGMLLETFEPFT
- a CDS encoding flagellar biosynthetic protein FliO — encoded protein: MRLALLQIAWLLAILAIATTAFAQTANDPWRAQGDAAPSAPANNPTTTRQAVTRTTVPRTAQRRATPVRQAAHEEPAAPAAPAPAARPPAPEASPRPDAPAAIPLARRGDTSTTKPGRSRSSQQPGSLPIVTVAASLAMVLGLFFLLAVFLRRGLPKSMTPLPAEVLETLGRAPLSARQHAHLVRCGNKLLLLAVSQLGVETLTEITDPGEVDRLSGLCRQSHPHSSAAAFRSVLTQLSRESDGDGFVGRASSLVDLANERAPATAVKSR